Proteins encoded within one genomic window of Cyprinus carpio isolate SPL01 chromosome B22, ASM1834038v1, whole genome shotgun sequence:
- the LOC122141800 gene encoding protein phosphatase 1 regulatory subunit 29-like, with protein sequence MACRFSLSCAFPPCVLILFLPIFLLLHAPSFVRGDCWLIEGDKGYVWLAICSQNQPPYETIPQHINNTVHDLRLNENKLKAIFFSSLNRFTNLTDLNLTKNEISYIEDGAFAGQANLQVLQLGYNKLTNLTEGMLRGLGRMQCLYLQHNLIEVIATNAFWECPSLSSLDLSSNKITRLDSSTFTVLGGRLIVCELAGNPFHCGCELNGFLIWLEAFDNVTHTYDRLQCETPKELFGYPLLSPRGNHGRNARSILSSMCEGGVIVGGITALPPDLDSSGMGIDIYDQMGPYHQPTASSTTDPTYSPTIKLQTVSLSSASLLVQIPKPYSKMYILVQYNHTFVSEVMNLRNKKEIIRLNNLKPHTNYTFCVASIRNSQRYNHTCLYFATRALGSDDLRATPSTTTHYIMTILGCLFGMVIVLGLVYYCLRRRRMQEEKEKSISVKKTILEMRYGPEAAAAAAKDPTALQKLHDQSHHQHHHGKLSQSASSSLGILHSSANTTSSRLSSLPQVEKMATAFSEAMAANKGNYMDVRMSAGGEERVRDGVVTRCGDEITRDENGFNGGDESDDDGRDSTSEISTIAKEVDKVNQIINNCIDALKLDSVAVVAAAAATATTADNTASPPTPSVPSLARGLIPLSPTITESCQIMSSPKIRPPPPVPLVLPLSERPGISGGGFLSPPYRDPPPATASRPLQRQLSADASVVPINSVKNRCSVSSGGSVKSARVFSVDVPDPRSTEPCKYPEKGSPVRCGEPLERLPLIGVQGVSNGRGDGGSGGGGGAGGGSGGSGGCGVVVGGGGSTAQQHHLEVHPDYHCSEHRHSFPALYYEGATDSPAQKVSFLKPLTRTKKDTAYSQLSPRHHNYSGYSSSPEYSSESTLKIWERFRPYKKSPREEAYIAAGHALRKKVQFAKDEDLHDILDYWKGVSAQQKL encoded by the coding sequence atggCCTGCAGATTCAGCTTATCTTGTGCTTTTCCACCCTGCGTTCTCATCCTCTTTCTCCCTATTTTTCTCCTCCTCCATGCACCTTCTTTTGTCCGGGGTGACTGCTGGCTAATTGAGGGGGATAAAGGCTATGTGTGGCTGGCAATCTGCAGTCAGAACCAGCCTCCATATGAGACAATCCCACAGCATATTAACAACACCGTCCATGACTTACGGCTGAATGAGAACAAGCTCAAAGCTATTTTTTTCAGCTCCCTCAACCGCTTCACCAACCTTACTGACCTCAACCTTACCAAGAACGAAATCTCCTACATTGAGGATGGTGCCTTCGCAGGACAGGCCAATCTACAGGTCTTACAGTTGGGATATAACAAGCTAACCAACCTCACTGAGGGGATGCTGCGAGGGTTGGGTCGAATGCAGTGCCTGTATCTGCAGCATAACCTTATTGAGGTAATTGCAACCAATGCCTTCTGGGAGTGCCCAAGCCTTAGCAGTCTTGATCTTTCCTCTAATAAAATAACAAGGCTGGATTCCTCCACCTTCACTGTTTTGGGTGGACGGCTAATAGTGTGTGAACTGGCTGGAAATCCTTTCCATTGTGGCTGTGAGTTGAATGGCTTCCTTATCTGGCTAGAGGCATTTGACAACGTCACTCACACCTATGACAGGCTCCAGTGTGAGACTCCAAAAGAACTTTTTGGCTACCCTCTCCTGAGTCCTAGAGGTAATCATGGAAGAAATGCCCGTTCTATCCTGTCATCCATGTGTGAAGGTGGAGTGATTGTTGGTGGCATAACAGCCCTGCCTCCTGACTTAGACTCTTCTGGGATGGGGATAGATATTTATGATCAGATGGGACCTTATCACCAGCccacagcttcatcaaccacagaCCCAACATACAGCCCCACCATTAAGTTACAAACAGTCTCCCTCTCCTCTGCATCCCTCTTGGTTCAAATACCCAAACCCTACAGTAAGATGTATATTCTAGTGCAGTATAACCACACCTTTGTGTCAGAGGTCATGAACTTAAGGAACAAGAAAGAGATTATCAGACTAAACAACCTAAAGCCCCACACAAATTACACCTTTTGTGTTGCCTCCATTCGCAATTCCCAGCGGTACAATCACACTTGTCTGTATTTTGCAACTCGGGCTCTTGGATCTGATGACTTGCGAGCAACCCCTTCTACCACCACCCATTACATTATGACCATTCTAGGCTGCCTGTTTGGGATGGTCATTGTGTTGGGCTTGGTGTACTACTGCTTACGTAGGCGTCGAATGCAGGAGGAAAAGGAAAAGTCTATTAGTGTTAAGAAAACTATCTTAGAGATGCGCTATGGGCCAGAAGCAGCTGCTGCAGCAGCCAAGGATCCTACGGCCTTGCAGAAACTCCATGACCAGTCTCATCATCAACACCACCATGGCAAGTTGTCACAGTCAGCATCCTCCAGCTTGGGCATCCTTCATAGTTCAGCCAACACCACCTCTTCTCGACTTTCTTCCCTTCCACAAGTGGAGAAGATGGCTACAGCTTTCTCAGAAGCCATGGCTGCCAATAAGGGCAACTACATGGATGTAAGAATGTCAGCAGGAGGAGAGGAGCGAGTAAGAGATGGAGTTGTAACAAGGTGTGGGGATGAAATCACAAGGGATGAAAATGGGTTTAATGGAGGAGATGAATCTGATGACGATGGCCGAGATTCAACATCAGAGATCTCCACCATTGCCAAGGAGGTGGACAAGGTAAATCAGATTATCAATAACTGCATTGATGCGCTCAAACTAGACTCTGTAGCTGTTGTGGCAGCAGCTGCGGCCACTGCAACTACAGCGGATAACACTGCCTCTCCACCAACTCCTAGTGTCCCTTCCTTAGCCAGGGGGCTAATTCCACTTTCCCCTACCATCACAGAGTCATGCCAGATCATGTCGTCCCCTAAAATCCGTCCTCCACCCCCTGTTCCTCTTGTTTTGCCCCTTTCTGAACGGCCTGGCATCAGCGGAGGTGGGTTTCTCTCTCCTCCCTACAGGGACCCACCCCCAGCTACAGCATCACGGCCATTGCAGAGACAACTCAGTGCAGATGCTTCAGTTGTTCCTATAAACTCTGTTAAAAATCGCTGCAGCGTTTCTTCCGGTGGCTCTGTCAAAAGTGCTCGGGTCTTCAGTGTGGACGTCCCTGACCCTCGAAGCACAGAGCCATGCAAGTATCCTGAGAAAGGCAGCCCTGTTCGGTGCGGGGAACCACTGGAGAGGCTGCCCTTAATAGGGGTTCAGGGAGTCAGTAATGGCAGAGGAGATGGTGGCAGCGGGGGTGGAGGGGGAGCCGGTGGTGGCAGTGGTGGTTCGGGTGGGTGTGGTGTTGTGGTTGGAGGTGGGGGCAGCACAGCTCAGCAGCACCACTTGGAGGTGCACCCAGACTACCACTGCTCAGAGCACCGACACTCCTTCCCCGCCCTCTACTATGAGGGTGCCACTGACTCCCCTGCCCAGAAAGTCTCCTTTTTAAAGCCTCTCACTCGCACCAAGAAGGACACTGCCTATTCACAGCTTTCTCCCCGCCACCATAATTACTCAGGGTATTCCTCTAGCCCTGAGTACTCCTCTGAGAGCACGCTTAAAATCTGGGAGCGCTTCCGACCATACAAGAAAAGCCCCCGTGAGGAGGCCTACATAGCCGCTGGCCATGCTCTTCGAAAGAAAGTGCAGTTTGCAAAGGATGAGGATCTCCATGACATTCTGGACTACTGGAAGGGGGTGTCAGCACAGCAGAAACTGTGA